From the genome of Alosa alosa isolate M-15738 ecotype Scorff River chromosome 18, AALO_Geno_1.1, whole genome shotgun sequence, one region includes:
- the pdzd8 gene encoding PDZ domain-containing protein 8, with translation MIYLILISAFSGAIVTLVLQFIFLYRRSPEPIGRTVQYVKAVPDPLLKDYFNNQHVESGQQQQESTTSAASKQTEAASSKPQEASVSSSPKQQPPPPPSQNESLNTSKSETCGFLNAIFLFLFRELRDTPVVRHWITKKIKVEFEELLQTKTAGRLLEGLSLRDISLGNSLPVFKTAKLIKPVSVNEDGMPEELNFEVDLEYNGGFHLAIDVDLVFGKSAYLFVKMTRVVGRLKLQFTRMPFTHWSFSFLEDPLIDFEVKSQFEGRPLPQLTSIIVNQLKRVIKKKHTLPNYKIRYKPFFPFQVQPPLASTCEQDLSLGDTRLVEGRLRVTLVECSRLFILGSYDRETYVHCTFELSEREWKEKTRSSIKTTEVVKGPSGSWGMTFRHVAASEGDAVHVGIETVIPNSPAALADLQKGDRLIAIGGVKVTSSVQVPKLLKQSGDRVMVLYERPVRHQSPSAGVATPQDPLTSLDEPALLPQPTGYEEDPATITTMDISESKDNDSEFEELIVESKPPVQPPPAVSASSSVSAEAKEDFLLSVNQSPKRTVATLASKPLGTISPILNRKLNLVGLQSPLKPQPKESPKPSPSHKINPDTPAAAGTTATGGVGDGPQRPTVPPPPPPARPPVPPRPHIKVTSVPETQSQPDGADGAPAAEKSPEKSPSAAGSVGGNGDKPATAEKSPIKSPEMKPSTKPPEPDTISITSTGSRPDLSKDKTSEPTGNSSSNRDSLDEQGLWESSETMYRKRTAHWSRASVVFEVDSQHRFLNVAFWCKDPFKLGCLLCLGHASLRLEHVALECLSTASAEYQSTFRLGPPEPRASVSRTALRSLTTHKGFNEKLCYGDVTLNFTYLAEGEPELPPPCATGAAERERERSGSLQEDDFPERERDRMESTQAFMPRDELSYASMGMGEMRHNFQDTQFQNPTWCEYCKRKVWTKAASQCMVCSYVCHKKCQDKCLAENPYCVASGDRRGADPEAKSTINRATTGLTRHILNTSSRLLSLRQVPKARLAEQVAEAAVTAGVAAGVGAGAASAAEPSPKHTPNTSDNESSDTETYAGASPSKHAAAGGGKLARKEGGLDDSVFIAVKEIGRDLYRGLPTDERSQKLELMLDKLQQEIDQELEHNNALLQEEREATADARRKGLLAAALAKSGERLQALTLLMIHYRAGIEDLESVESTSPSEPHGFTKAKGLEGVLEEDDDALMGAEVYDSDICSPIDAMDEITDEQICVEALP, from the exons AtgatatatttgatattaatTTCCGCATTTTCTGGGGCGATCGTCACGTTAGTGTTACAGTTCATTTTCCTCTACCGGAGAAGCCCGGAGCCTATAGGAAGGACAGTGCAATATGTCAAAGCAGTGCCTGATCCCTTATTGAAGGATTACTTTAATAACCAACATGTCGAATCGGGACAGCAACAGCAAGAAAGCACGACATCCGCAGCATCTAAACAGACAGAGGCCGCTTCTTCGAAGCCGCAGGAAGCGTCTGTCAGCAGTAGCCCGAAACAACAGCCGCCGCCACCGCCTTCTCAAAATGAGTCGCTGAACACCTCCAAGTCGGAGACATGCGGCTTTTTAAAtgcaatatttttgtttttgttccggGAGCTCCGGGACACCCCGGTGGTTAGACACTGGATCACCAAAAAAATCAAGGTGGAATTTGAGGAGCTgctacaaacaaaaacagccgGACGGTTGTTAGAGGGTCTCAGTCTCCGGGATATATCCTTGGGCAATTCATTGCCCGTGTTTAAGACTGCGAAACTTATTAAGCCGGTCTCCGTTAACGAAGACGGCATGCCAGAAGAGCTTAATTTCGAGGTGGATCTTGAATACAACGGCGGGTTTCACCTGGCGATTGATGTAGACCTGGTGTTTGGGAAATCAGCCTACCTGTTCGTTAAAATGACCCGGGTGGTGGGCCGATTGAAACTACAGTTCACTCGAATGCCTTTTACGCACTGGTCCTTCTCGTTCCTGGAGGACCCGCTCATAGACTTCGAAGTTAAGTCACAGTTTGAGGGACGACCGTTGCCCCAACTCACCTCCATCATTGTGAACCAGCTAAAGAGAGTCATCAAGAAGAAACACACTTTGCCAAATTACAAAATAAG GTACAAACCTTTCTTCCCGTTTCAAGTCCAGCCCCCTCTGGCTTCCACCTGCGAGCAGGATCTCTCGCTTGGGGACACGCGATTGGTGGAGGGCCGGCTCAGGGTGACACTAGTTGAATGTAGCAG ACTCTTCATCTTGGGCTCATACGACAGGGAGACGTACGTCCACTGCACCTTTGAGCTGAGTGAGAGGGAATGGAAGGAGAAGACGCGCAGCTCCATCAAAACG ACCGAAGTGGTGAAAGGGCCATCGGGTAGCTGGGGCATGACATTCAGGCACGTGGCGGCCAGTGAAGGTGACGCTGTGCACGTGGGCATCGAGACGGTGATCCCCAACTCCCCTGCCGCCTTGGCTGACCTGCAGAAAGGAGACCGGCTCATCGCCATTGGAG GTGTAAAGGTCACGTCGTCTGTCCAAGTCCCTAAGCTCCTGAAGCAGTCAGGCGACCGGGTGATGGTCCTGTATGAGCGTCCGGTACGCCACCAGTCCCCCAGCGCAGGTGTCGCCACCCCCCAGGACCCGCTGACCTCGCTGGACGAGCCAGCTCTCCTGCCCCAGCCCACTGGCTATGAGGAGGATCCCGCAACCATCACCACCATGGACATCTCGGAGAGCAAGGACAACGACTCGGAGTTCGAGGAGCTCATTGTGGAGTCCAAACCGCCTGTGCAACCGCCCCCTGCGGTCAGCGCCTCATCGAGTGTGAGCGCGGAGGCCAAGGAGGACTTTCTGCTGAGTGTAAACCAAAGCCCCAAGAGGACAGTGGCCACGCTGGCGTCCAAGCCGCTGGGCACCATCTCGCCCATCCTGAACCGCAAGCTCAACCTGGTGGGGCTCCAGTCCCCGCTCAAACCCCAGCCCAAAGAGTCGCCCAAGCCCTCGCCCTCGCACAAGATCAACCCGGACACGCCCGCTGCTGCTGGTACCACCGCCACCGGAGGAGTAGGAGACGGCCCGCAGCGGCCCACCGTGCCCCCGCCACCTCCCCCGGCGCGACCCCCCGTGCCTCCGCGGCCGCACATCAAGGTCACGTCGGTGCCGGAGACGCAGAGCCAGCCGGACGGTGCCGACGGAGCCCCCGCTGCCGAGAAGAGTCCTGAGAAAAGTCCGTCGGCTGCCGGCAGCGTCGGCGGAAACGGAGACAAGCCCGCCACTGCTGAGAAATCCCCCATCAAATCCCCCGAGATGAAGCCTTCGACGAAGCCTCCGGAGCCGGACACCATCTCCATCACGTCCACCGGCAGCAGGCCCGACTTGTCCAAAGACAAGACCTCCGAGCCGACCGGCAACTCTTCCAGCAACCGCGACAGCCTGGACGAGCAGGGCCTGTGGGAGTCCTCAGAGACCATGTACCGCAAGAGGACGGCACACTGGTCCAGGGCCTCGGTGGTCTTCGAGGTGGACAGCCAGCACCGCTTCCTCAACGTGGCATTCTGGTGCAAGGACCCCTTCAAGCTGGGCTGCTTGCTGTGCCTGGGCCATGCCAGCCTGCGTCTGGAGCACGTGGCCCTGGAGTGCCTGTCCACGGCGTCGGCTGAGTACCAGAGCACGTTCCGGCTGGGCCCGCCGGAGCCGCGGGCCAGCGTCAGCCGCACGGCGCTGCGCAGCCTGACCACGCACAAGGGCTTCAACGAGAAGCTGTGCTACGGCGACGTCACGCTGAACTTCACCTACCTGGCCGAGGGCGAGCCGGAGCTGCCGCCGCCGTGCGCCACCGGGGCGGCGGAGAGGGAGCGCGAGCGGTCGGGCAGCCTGCAGGAGGACGACTTCCCGGAGCGCGAGAGGGATCGGATGGAGTCGACGCAAGCGTTCATGCCGCGCGACGAGCTGAGCTACGCGTCCATGGGCATGGGCGAAATGCGCCACAACTTCCAGGACACACAGTTCCAGAACCCCACCTGGTGTGAGTACTGCAAGCGCAAGGTGTGGACCAAGGCGGCGTCGCAGTGCATGGTGTGCAGCTACGTGTGCCACAAGAAGTGCCAGGACAAGTGCCTTGCCGAGAACCCCTACTGCGTGGCGTCCGGTGACCGGCGCGGCGCCGACCCCGAGGCCAAGTCCACCATCAACCGGGCCACCACGGGGCTCACGCGGCACATCCTCAACACCAGCTCGCGCCTGCTCAGCCTGCGGCAGGTCCCCAAGGCCCGGCTGGCGGAGCAGGTGGCCGAGGCGGCGGTGACCGCAGGGGTGGCGGCGGGGGTTGGCGCCGGGGCAGCCAGCGCGGCCGAGCCCTCGCCCAAGCACACGCCCAACACGTCGGACAACGAGAGCAGCGACACGGAGACCTACGCCGGGGCCAGTCCGTCCAAGCACGCCGCCGCAGGCGGCGGCAAGCTGGCGCGCAAGGAAGGCGGCCTGGACGACAGCGTGTTCATCGCCGTCAAGGAGATCGGCCGCGACCTGTACCGCGGCCTGCCCACCGACGAGCGCTCGCAGAAGCTGGAGCTCATGCTGGACAAGCTGCAGCAGGAGATCGACCAGGAGCTGGAGCACAACAACGCCCTGCTGCAGGAGGAGCGCGAGGCCACCGCCGACGCCCGCCGGAAGGGCCTGCTGGCCGCCGCGCTGGCCAAGTCCGGCGAGCGCCTCCAGGCCCTCACGCTGCTCATGATCCACTACCGCGCCGGCATCGAAGACCTGGAGTCGGTGGAGAGCACGTCGCCGTCCGAGCCGCACGGCTTCACCAAGGCCAAGGGCCTGGAGGGGGTACTGGAGGAGGACGACGACGCGCTCATGGGGGCCGAGGTTTACGACAGCGACATCTGCAGCCCCATAGATGCCATGGATGAAATCACAGATGAGCAGATCTGTGTGGAGGCACTACCTTAG